A genomic segment from Corylus avellana chromosome ca5, CavTom2PMs-1.0 encodes:
- the LOC132180691 gene encoding uncharacterized protein LOC132180691 isoform X2: MSTSAQLSPGFQSAWLGATIARPSMADILKMGRPQNKGSQTSCTPQDAVTPNSSLYCAKPSHVSATLQQEWHQDLHPQDLSKMLEAINESGASARQHVLNDECPVIEEPTANGGSSVADAPAASEAEISCNQSNSHDNRANFFRNCVSDAVRVLKGDVSENLSFDPVRCDSASSRQIIMNNAGGASDCDNFLLKDISSYGSHMAFELQEGSGSHLSFPNHSAPLTDDTNVDVSSTTATLHRLSLRNEEPAVPTTEDNCALVLPSHLQALAADCSQLSFGTYKASSNSSFSEPLGSNPSKLDWGKASVAIDGSYGHLDSRNSGHTGDEQLRSMYDTFTGAADARNYDLTVSSQSELMNHTIPEATVGRELLTNAFLSDSDFNNSQQPTSAFSFARADSQIRNLPAFSSELHSYSDTIQSDLFASTIKSLRDSDDLLHSPFPVTPSIPSLSKSAGSPLSSSTNSMLKVLNPAAFSNVQSSSVHPHRLYQPYTQANLTLEQLANGIRYPSLPRTQAYMTSAMDRGYPGNSASNQSLAGMNYSLPQYNSGAPSSRLPLPANASGYGNFGTHTNSGRFLHNPSTDLTISHGGYDEVLHSNYMGGNNFTPFQQDDGFSAWNYGPGSRTMSSVPDSTYYSLAERNQQINRYRFGQQNSQYHGAPGQQNSQHHGPPGYPDFSHS; this comes from the exons ATGTCTACATCTGCACAGCTGTCTCCAGGGTTTCAGTCTGCTTGGTTGGGGGCCACCATAGCGCGTCCTTCAATGGCCGACATTTTGAAGATGGGTAGGCCACAAAACAAGGGCTCACAGACGTCTTGCACGCCTCAAGATGCAGTCACACCGAACTCATCCCTTTACTGTGCAAAGCCTTCCCATGTTTCTGCTACTTTGCAACAAGAATGGCACCAAGATTTGCACCCACAAGATCTGTCTAAAATGTTAGAGGCAATCAATGAATCTGGTGCTAGTGCTCGCCAGCATGTTTTAAATGATGAATGTCCTGTGATCGAGGAGCCAACAGCTAATGGTGGGTCATCTGTTGCAGATGCACCTGCTGCCTCGGAAGCTGAGATATCCTGTAATCAGTCTAACTCCCATGATAATAGAGCTAACTTTTTTAGGAACTGTGTGTCAGACGCGGTCCGGGTGTTGAAGGGGGATGTAAGTGAAAATCTTAGTTTTGACCCTGTCAGATGTGATTCTGCATCTAGTAGGCAGATCATCATGAACAATGCTGGAGGAGCATCTGATTGCGATAATTTCTTATTGAAGGATATAAGTTCGTATGGTTCTCATATGGCCTTTGAGCTCCAGGAAG GTAGTGGCTCACATTTATCCTTTCCAAATCATTCAGCACCTTTGACTGATGATACCAATGTAGATGTGTCATCAACTACTGCAACCTTGCATCGACTAAGTTTAAGGAATGAGGAGCCAGCTGTGCCTACAACAGAAGATAACTGTGCATTAGTCCTTCCAAGTCACCTGCAAGCTTTGGCTGCCGACTGCTCACAGTTAAGCTTCGGTACCTATAAAGCGAGCAGTAATTCTTCATTTTCTGAGCCTCTTGGGTCTAATCCATCAAAACTTGACTGGGGAAAGGCCTCTGTTGCAATTGATGGTTCATATGGGCACTTGGATTCCAG AAATTCAGGGCACACTGGTGACGAGCAACTTAGATCCATGTATGATACTTTTACAGGGGCTGCTGATGCTAGAAATTATGATTTAACTGTGTCTTCGCAGTCAGAGTTGATGAACCATACTATTCCTGAGGCAACAGTTGGACGTGAATTGCTAACCAATGCATTTCTATCTGATTCTGATTTTAATAACTCTCAACAGCCAACTTCTGCATTCTCTTTTGCTAGGGCAGACTCGCAAATCAGAAATCTTCCTGCTTTTTCAAGTGAATTG CATTCTTATTCAGATACCATACAAAGTGATTTGTTTGCATCGACTATTAAATCTTTGAGAGATTCTGATGATCTTCTGCATTCACCATTCCCTGTGACACCGTCGATACCCTCATTATCCAAAAGTGCTGGGTCACCATTAAGCAGTTCGACCAACTCCATGTTAAAG GTTTTGAATCCTGCTGCCTTTTCTAATGTTCAGTCATCTTCTGTACATCCGCATCGCCTTTATCAGCCTTACACTCAAGCTAACCTTACTTTGGAACAATTAGCCAATGGGATTAGGTATCCTTCACTGCCTCGGACTCAAGCATATATGACATCTGCTATGGACCGAGGATATCCTGGCAATAGTGCATCCAATCAATCTCTTGCAGGAATGAACTACAGCCTTCCACAATACAATAGTGGAGCCCCATCAAGCAGATTACCTCTACCTGCTAATGCTTCTGgttatgggaattttgggactCATACAAATTCTGGAAGGTTTCTGCATAACCCATCCACTGACCTTACAATCTCTCATGGTGGCTATGATGAAGTTTTACATTCCAACTACATGGGGGGAAATAATTTTACTCCATTTCAACAG GATGACGGCTTTTCTGCGTGGAACTACGGACCTGGTTCAAGAACAATGTCTTCTGTTCCAGACAGCACATATTACAGCTTAGCGGAACGGAATCAACAGATTAATAGATATCGATTTGGTCAGCAGAACTCACAATATCATGGAGCTCCAGGCCAGCAGAATTCACAACATCATGGACCTCCAGGATACCCCGATTTCTCTCATTCATGA
- the LOC132182812 gene encoding pentatricopeptide repeat-containing protein At2g42920, chloroplastic, translating to MAPFCCSLSLTPSSTSISKFISGQPFLTMLDKRCTSMKDLQKIHANLIKTGLANDTVAASRILAFCASPAGDMNYAYMVFTRIQNPNLFVWNTIIRGFSQSSTPHNALSLFVDMLISSPNEPQRLTYPSVFKAYAQLGLAHDGAQLHGRIIKTGLESDPFIRNTVLHMYVSSGFLSEAYRMFDEDTEFDTVAWNSMIIGLAKCGEIDESKRLFDRMQCRNTVSWNSMISGYVRNGRLMEALELFCKMQEAGIGPSEFTMVSLLNACARLGALRQGEWIHDYIRKNDFDMNIIVTTAIIDMYCKCGSIEKARQAFEAAPTKGLSCWNSMILGLAMNGDAEEALHLFSKLQSMNLKPDNVSFVGVLTACNHSGMVDKASYFFKLMTDTYKIKPSVKHYSCMVDVLGRGRLLEEAEELIRSMPVDPDAIIWGSLLSACTKHRNIEMAKRAAKHVIELDPSDSCGYVLMSNLYAASSHFEEAMEERLSMKEKHIKKEPGCSLIEVEGEVHEFVAGGRLHHRAPEIYSLLNQLGLVLQETLDNFWCHQIKDIAI from the coding sequence ATGGCACCCTTTTGTtgctcactctcactcaccccATCATCAACCTCCATATCCAAGTTCATCTCAGGCCAACCTTTCCTCACCATGCTTGACAAGCGCTGCACCTCCATGAAAGACCTTCAAAAGATTCATGCCAACCTCATCAAAACTGGTCTAGCCAATGACACTGTTGCCGCCAGCCGCATCCTGGCCTTCTGCGCCTCCCCGGCCGGTGACATGAACTATGCATACATGGTCTTCACTCGTATCCAAAATCCAAACCTTTTTGTGTGGAATACCATCATTAGAGGCTTCTCTCAAAGCTCAACTCCACATAATGCATTGTCTCTTTTTGTTGACATGTTAATATCCTCACCTAATGAACCTCAAAGATTGACTTATCCTTCTGTTTTCAAAGCTTATGCCCAACTTGGACTAGCTCATGATGGAGCTCAGCTTCATGGGAGGATCATAAAAACCGGTCTTGAGAGCGATCCATTTATACGAAACACCGTCTTACATATGTACGTCAGCAGCGGGTTTTTGAGTGAGGCGTACCGAATGTTTGATGAAGATACCGAATTCGATACCGTTGCGTGGAATTCGATGATTATTGGCCTTGCTAAATGTGGAGAAATCGATGAGTCTAAGAGGTTATTCGATAGAATGCAATGCAGAAATACGGTCTCATGGAATTCTATGATTAGTGGATATGTTAGGAATGGGAGGTTGATGGAGGCATTGGAGCTTTTTTGCAAAATGCAGGAAGCAGGTATTGGACCTAGTGAGTTTACAATGGTGAGTTTGTTAAATGCCTGTGCTCGCTTAGGAGCACTTAGACAAGGGGAGTGGATTCATGATTATATTAGAAAGAATGATTTTGATATGAATATCATTGTTACTACAGCAATAATTGACATGTATTGCAAGTGTGGCAGCATTGAAAAGGCTCGTCAAGCGTTTGAGGCCGCCCCAACGAAAGGATTATCGTGTTGGAACTCGATGATCTTGGGCCTAGCCATGAATGGTGATGCAGAAGAAGCACTTCATTTATTCTCCAAGCTTCAGTCTATGAATTTGAAACCAGATAATGTTAGTTTTGTGGGTGTTCTCACAGCTTGTAACCACTCGGGCATGGTGGATAAAgcaagttatttttttaaattaatgacAGATACATATAAGATTAAGCCATCAGTAAAGCACTATAGTTGCATGGTTGATGTGCTAGGCCGAGGCAGGCTACTTGAAGAGGCAGAAGAGCTAATAAGAAGTATGCCAGTAGACCCAGATGCCATTATATGGGGATCTCTGCTCTCAGCATGTACAAAGCATAGAAACATTGAGATGGCCAAGCGGGCAGCAAAGCATGTGATTGAGTTGGATCCAAGTGATAGCTGTGGTTATGTGCTTATGTCCAATCTTTATGCTGCCTCCAGTCATTTTGAAGAAGCAATGGAGGAGCGGCTTTCCATGAAGGAGAAGCATATAAAGAAAGAACCAGGATGTAGTTTGATTGAAGTGGAGGGAGAAGTTCATGAGTTTGTTGCTGGTGGCAGGCTGCATCATAGAGCGCCAGAGATCTACTCTTTGTTGAATCAACTGGGACTGGTGTTACAAGAGACATTGGACAACTTTTGGTGCCACCAGATAAAAGATATCGCCATATGA
- the LOC132182813 gene encoding AT-hook motif nuclear-localized protein 16, with product MAGGADLAVPCVGSKAAMDRSQQEQQDKGNHNRPAIDMLMSPKVPKVVSPVSSVAEGETIRRPRGRPAGSKNKPKPPIIVTRDSANALRAHAMEVSSGCDVSESLANFARRKQRGICILSGSGCVTNVTLRQPASSGAIVTLHGRFEILSLLGSILPPPAPPGITGLTIYLAGAQGQVVGGGVVGALIASGPVVIMAASFMNATFDRLPLDDDEIAAAMQNQHYQNGRTHHLDISDLYGMPPNLLTNGSMPPEIYSWAPGRTMSKT from the coding sequence ATGGCTGGAGGAGCAGATCTAGCAGTGCCTTGTGTTGGGTCCAAAGCTGCCATGGATCGAAGCCAACAAGAGCAGCAGGACAAGGGGAATCACAATAGGCCTGCCATTGATATGCTCATGTCTCCCAAAGTGCCAAAGGTAGTGTCACCAGTTTCTTCTGTGGCTGAGGGGGAGACCATTAGGCGGCCTCGTGGGAGGCCGGCCGGTTCTAAGAACAAGCCAAAGCCCCCAATTATTGTCACCCGAGACAGTGCTAATGCGCTCCGCGCACATGCTATGGAAGTGAGCTCTGGCTGCGATGTGAGTGAAAGTTTAGCTAATTTTGCAAGGAGGAAGCAACGTGGCATTTGCATACTTAGCGGGAGCGGATGCGTAACGAATGTCACGCTGCGACAACCGGCCTCGTCTGGGGCAATTGTGACCCTTCACGGTCGGTTTGAGATTCTTTCATTGCTTGGATCAATCTTGCCTCCACCAGCCCCGCCAGGCATCACTGGCCTGACAATCTACCTAGCCGGTGCTCAGGGGCAGGTTGTGGGTGGGGGTGTGGTTGGTGCACTCATTGCTTCTGGCCCTGTTGTGATCATGGCTGCATCATTCATGAATGCCACTTTTGACCGCCTGCCACTGGATGATGATGAAATTGCTGCTGCTATGCAGAATCAACACTACCAAAACGGCCGCACTCATCACCTTGATATTTCAGATTTATATGGGATGCCACCCAACTTGCTCACCAATGGTTCTATGCCCCCTGAGATTTACTCTTGGGCACCAGGGCGAACAATGTCAAAAACCTAG
- the LOC132180691 gene encoding uncharacterized protein LOC132180691 isoform X1: protein MGSESKNEGVEGISPKTKKVVQSLKEIVKHCTDQEIYAILKECNMDPNEAAQLLLSQDTFHEVKSKRERRKEMKDTQESWSRVNNGGLNRGVRGNNGTRNVGWSGPTQTSYNELGKAAYDGEKGSVASSFSSSITHAEGKTMNQQTLLHSDSFSTDNRRQSIGTGDPMSTSAQLSPGFQSAWLGATIARPSMADILKMGRPQNKGSQTSCTPQDAVTPNSSLYCAKPSHVSATLQQEWHQDLHPQDLSKMLEAINESGASARQHVLNDECPVIEEPTANGGSSVADAPAASEAEISCNQSNSHDNRANFFRNCVSDAVRVLKGDVSENLSFDPVRCDSASSRQIIMNNAGGASDCDNFLLKDISSYGSHMAFELQEGSGSHLSFPNHSAPLTDDTNVDVSSTTATLHRLSLRNEEPAVPTTEDNCALVLPSHLQALAADCSQLSFGTYKASSNSSFSEPLGSNPSKLDWGKASVAIDGSYGHLDSRNSGHTGDEQLRSMYDTFTGAADARNYDLTVSSQSELMNHTIPEATVGRELLTNAFLSDSDFNNSQQPTSAFSFARADSQIRNLPAFSSELHSYSDTIQSDLFASTIKSLRDSDDLLHSPFPVTPSIPSLSKSAGSPLSSSTNSMLKVLNPAAFSNVQSSSVHPHRLYQPYTQANLTLEQLANGIRYPSLPRTQAYMTSAMDRGYPGNSASNQSLAGMNYSLPQYNSGAPSSRLPLPANASGYGNFGTHTNSGRFLHNPSTDLTISHGGYDEVLHSNYMGGNNFTPFQQDDGFSAWNYGPGSRTMSSVPDSTYYSLAERNQQINRYRFGQQNSQYHGAPGQQNSQHHGPPGYPDFSHS, encoded by the exons ATGGGGAGTGAAAGCAAGAATGAAGGCGTAGAGGGGATTTCGCCGAAGACGAAGAAGGTGGTGCAGAGTTTGAAGGAGATTGTGAAGCACTGTACGGACCAGGAGATCTACGCCATACTTAAAGAATGTAACATGGACCCTAACGAAGCCGCTCAGCTACTCCTCTCTCAag ATACTTTTCACGAAGTGAAGAGCAAacgtgaaagaagaaaagag ATGAAGGATACACAAGAATCATGGTCTCGTGTTAACAATGGTGGTTTGAATCGTGGAGTTAGGGGTAATAATGGCACGCGTAATGTTGGATGGAGTGGACCAACTCAAACTAGCTATAATG AACTTGGTAAAGCAGCATACGATGGAGAGAAGGGGTCAGTAGCTTCTTCATTCTCCTCATCTATAACTCATGCAGAGGGAAAAACCATGAATCAGCAAACTTTACTGCATAG TGATTCTTTTAGTACTGATAATAGAAGACAGTCAATAGGAACAGGTGATCCCATGTCTACATCTGCACAGCTGTCTCCAGGGTTTCAGTCTGCTTGGTTGGGGGCCACCATAGCGCGTCCTTCAATGGCCGACATTTTGAAGATGGGTAGGCCACAAAACAAGGGCTCACAGACGTCTTGCACGCCTCAAGATGCAGTCACACCGAACTCATCCCTTTACTGTGCAAAGCCTTCCCATGTTTCTGCTACTTTGCAACAAGAATGGCACCAAGATTTGCACCCACAAGATCTGTCTAAAATGTTAGAGGCAATCAATGAATCTGGTGCTAGTGCTCGCCAGCATGTTTTAAATGATGAATGTCCTGTGATCGAGGAGCCAACAGCTAATGGTGGGTCATCTGTTGCAGATGCACCTGCTGCCTCGGAAGCTGAGATATCCTGTAATCAGTCTAACTCCCATGATAATAGAGCTAACTTTTTTAGGAACTGTGTGTCAGACGCGGTCCGGGTGTTGAAGGGGGATGTAAGTGAAAATCTTAGTTTTGACCCTGTCAGATGTGATTCTGCATCTAGTAGGCAGATCATCATGAACAATGCTGGAGGAGCATCTGATTGCGATAATTTCTTATTGAAGGATATAAGTTCGTATGGTTCTCATATGGCCTTTGAGCTCCAGGAAG GTAGTGGCTCACATTTATCCTTTCCAAATCATTCAGCACCTTTGACTGATGATACCAATGTAGATGTGTCATCAACTACTGCAACCTTGCATCGACTAAGTTTAAGGAATGAGGAGCCAGCTGTGCCTACAACAGAAGATAACTGTGCATTAGTCCTTCCAAGTCACCTGCAAGCTTTGGCTGCCGACTGCTCACAGTTAAGCTTCGGTACCTATAAAGCGAGCAGTAATTCTTCATTTTCTGAGCCTCTTGGGTCTAATCCATCAAAACTTGACTGGGGAAAGGCCTCTGTTGCAATTGATGGTTCATATGGGCACTTGGATTCCAG AAATTCAGGGCACACTGGTGACGAGCAACTTAGATCCATGTATGATACTTTTACAGGGGCTGCTGATGCTAGAAATTATGATTTAACTGTGTCTTCGCAGTCAGAGTTGATGAACCATACTATTCCTGAGGCAACAGTTGGACGTGAATTGCTAACCAATGCATTTCTATCTGATTCTGATTTTAATAACTCTCAACAGCCAACTTCTGCATTCTCTTTTGCTAGGGCAGACTCGCAAATCAGAAATCTTCCTGCTTTTTCAAGTGAATTG CATTCTTATTCAGATACCATACAAAGTGATTTGTTTGCATCGACTATTAAATCTTTGAGAGATTCTGATGATCTTCTGCATTCACCATTCCCTGTGACACCGTCGATACCCTCATTATCCAAAAGTGCTGGGTCACCATTAAGCAGTTCGACCAACTCCATGTTAAAG GTTTTGAATCCTGCTGCCTTTTCTAATGTTCAGTCATCTTCTGTACATCCGCATCGCCTTTATCAGCCTTACACTCAAGCTAACCTTACTTTGGAACAATTAGCCAATGGGATTAGGTATCCTTCACTGCCTCGGACTCAAGCATATATGACATCTGCTATGGACCGAGGATATCCTGGCAATAGTGCATCCAATCAATCTCTTGCAGGAATGAACTACAGCCTTCCACAATACAATAGTGGAGCCCCATCAAGCAGATTACCTCTACCTGCTAATGCTTCTGgttatgggaattttgggactCATACAAATTCTGGAAGGTTTCTGCATAACCCATCCACTGACCTTACAATCTCTCATGGTGGCTATGATGAAGTTTTACATTCCAACTACATGGGGGGAAATAATTTTACTCCATTTCAACAG GATGACGGCTTTTCTGCGTGGAACTACGGACCTGGTTCAAGAACAATGTCTTCTGTTCCAGACAGCACATATTACAGCTTAGCGGAACGGAATCAACAGATTAATAGATATCGATTTGGTCAGCAGAACTCACAATATCATGGAGCTCCAGGCCAGCAGAATTCACAACATCATGGACCTCCAGGATACCCCGATTTCTCTCATTCATGA
- the LOC132182815 gene encoding glucan endo-1,3-beta-glucosidase 12-like — MDERVLNCFIFLLLCHFLCVGSSITKKVSIVHIKEKHQEYERHLQFTSAISTTQKDITTPVTTVPTITPTTPTSTTPIMNPNSNPDYSTTPATMTPFANPAATTSPAALGASWCVVSQSASPTALQVALDYACGYGGADCSAIQAGGSCYNPSTIRDHASYAFNVYYQKNPVPSSCNFGGTAVTTSTDPSSGTCQYPSTSTTSSVLNTSSSGSTVIGAVPSSPSTPSVAAKLDCSPHFFLIACLTVMLLQATCSN, encoded by the exons ATGGATGAAAGGGTCCTCAACTGCTTCATATTTCTCCTATTGTGTCATTTTCTCTGTGTTG GCTCAAGTATAACAAAGAAGGTATCAATAGtacacataaaagaaaaacaccaaGAATATGAAAGGCATCTACAATTCACTTCTGCAATATCCACCACTCAAAAAGACATCACCACTCCAGTCACAACTGTTCCAACAATAACTCCCACCACCCCCACTTCCACAACTCCAATCATGAACCCAAACTCAAACCCAGATTATTCAACCACACCAGCCACCATGACACCCTTTGCGAACCCGGCTGCAACCACATCACCTGCAGCCTTAGGAGCAAGCTGGTGTGTTGTTAGCCAAAGTGCATCACCAACAGCTTTACAAGTTGCTTTGGACTATGCTTGTGGGTATGGTGGTGCAGATTGTTCTGCAATTCAGGCTGGTGGGAGTTGCTACAACCCCAGCACCATTCGTGATCATGCCTCATATGCGTTTAATGTGTACTATCAAAAGAATCCGGTTCCAAGTAGCTGCAACTTTGGAGGAACTGCTGTAACTACAAGCACCGACCCAA GTTCGGGGACATGTCAGTATCCATCCACAAG CACAACCTCATCAGTGTTGAATACAAGCTCAAGCGGCTCAACAGTTATTGGTGCAGTGCCTTCCAGCCCCTCTACCCCATCAGTGGCTGCCAAGTTAGATTGCTCCCCACATTTCTTCCTCATTGCATGTCTCACAGTCATGCTGCTGCAGGCCACATGTTCAAACTAA